Proteins co-encoded in one Acipenser ruthenus chromosome 3, fAciRut3.2 maternal haplotype, whole genome shotgun sequence genomic window:
- the LOC117395008 gene encoding sterile alpha motif domain-containing protein 12-like isoform X3, with the protein MAVEAVHYNLSQNGIDHASCTEEVCLELQTESAESPAGSEESNPSLPETKPGNVKLSKPVALWTQQDVCKWLKKHCPNQYQIYSASFKQHDITGRALMRLTDKKLERMGIAQESQRQHILQQVLQLRVREEVRNLQLLTQAG; encoded by the exons CTGTCCACTACAACCTGAGTCAGAATGGCATAGATCATGCATCCTGCACAGAAGAAGTGTGCTTAGAGCTACAGACAGAAAGTGCAGAGAGTCCAGCGGGGAGTGAGGAGAGTAATCCAAGTCTGCCAGAGACTAAA CCTGGCAATGTGAAACTGTCCAAGCCAGTAGCTCTATGGACCCAGCAGGATGTCTGCAAGTGGCTGAAGAAACACTGCCCCAATCAGTATCAAATCTACAGCGCGTCCTTCAAACAGCATGATATAACAG GTCGGGCTTTGATGAGACTGACAGATAAGAAGCTGGAGAGGATGGGGATAGCACAAGAAAGCCAGCGACAGCACATCTTGCAACAGGTTCTTCAGCTGAGAGTGAGGGAGGAAGTCAGGAACCTGCAGTTACTTACACAAG caggatga
- the LOC117395008 gene encoding sterile alpha motif domain-containing protein 12-like isoform X2 produces MAVEAVHYNLSQNGIDHASCTEEVCLELQTESAESPAGSEESNPSLPETKPGNVKLSKPVALWTQQDVCKWLKKHCPNQYQIYSASFKQHDITGRALMRLTDKKLERMGIAQESQRQHILQQVLQLRVREEVRNLQLLTQASLESSA; encoded by the exons CTGTCCACTACAACCTGAGTCAGAATGGCATAGATCATGCATCCTGCACAGAAGAAGTGTGCTTAGAGCTACAGACAGAAAGTGCAGAGAGTCCAGCGGGGAGTGAGGAGAGTAATCCAAGTCTGCCAGAGACTAAA CCTGGCAATGTGAAACTGTCCAAGCCAGTAGCTCTATGGACCCAGCAGGATGTCTGCAAGTGGCTGAAGAAACACTGCCCCAATCAGTATCAAATCTACAGCGCGTCCTTCAAACAGCATGATATAACAG GTCGGGCTTTGATGAGACTGACAGATAAGAAGCTGGAGAGGATGGGGATAGCACAAGAAAGCCAGCGACAGCACATCTTGCAACAGGTTCTTCAGCTGAGAGTGAGGGAGGAAGTCAGGAACCTGCAGTTACTTACACAAG